A genomic region of Halomonas aestuarii contains the following coding sequences:
- a CDS encoding zinc-dependent alcohol dehydrogenase family protein: protein MSESMRAMRLHAPGGPLALEWVSRPVPGPGEVEVSVLACGVCRTDLHVLDGELTEPRLPLILGHEIVGEVTALGEGVEAPAPGTRVGVPWLGWTCGACEPCLAGRENLCERAEFTGYTRDGGYAEYCVADARYCFPLPVEDAQAAAPLLCAGLIGYRTWRLAGGEANRRIGLYGFGAAAHILAQLAVARGQAVYAFTRPGDTRAQAFARRLGAVWAGGSDEAPPERLDAALLFAPVGALIPTALAAVRPGGAVVSGGIHMSDIPAFPYRLLWEERRLSSVANLTRRDGEEFLALAPEVPIRTETRAYPLEQANQALEDLRQGRLSGAAVLIP from the coding sequence GGGAGGCCCACTCGCCCTGGAGTGGGTCTCCCGTCCCGTCCCCGGTCCCGGCGAGGTCGAGGTGAGTGTGCTGGCCTGCGGGGTGTGCCGGACCGACCTTCACGTGCTCGATGGCGAGCTCACCGAGCCCCGCCTGCCGCTGATCCTCGGCCACGAGATCGTCGGCGAGGTGACCGCGCTGGGGGAGGGCGTCGAGGCACCGGCCCCGGGCACGCGGGTCGGGGTGCCTTGGCTGGGCTGGACCTGCGGCGCGTGCGAGCCCTGCCTGGCCGGCCGCGAGAACCTCTGCGAGCGGGCCGAGTTCACCGGCTACACCCGCGACGGAGGCTATGCGGAATACTGCGTGGCCGATGCCCGCTACTGCTTTCCCCTGCCCGTCGAGGATGCCCAGGCCGCCGCCCCGCTGCTCTGCGCCGGCCTGATCGGCTATCGCACCTGGCGGCTGGCCGGCGGCGAGGCGAACCGTCGGATCGGCCTCTACGGCTTCGGTGCCGCGGCGCACATCCTGGCCCAGCTCGCCGTCGCCCGGGGGCAGGCCGTCTATGCCTTCACCCGACCCGGGGACACCCGGGCCCAGGCCTTCGCCCGACGCCTCGGCGCCGTCTGGGCCGGTGGCAGCGACGAGGCCCCGCCCGAGCGCCTGGATGCCGCGCTGCTCTTCGCCCCGGTGGGCGCGCTCATCCCCACGGCACTGGCCGCGGTGCGCCCCGGCGGGGCGGTGGTGTCCGGGGGCATCCACATGTCCGACATCCCCGCCTTTCCCTACCGGCTGCTCTGGGAAGAGCGCCGCCTGAGCTCGGTAGCCAACCTCACGCGTCGCGACGGCGAGGAGTTCCTCGCGCTCGCTCCCGAGGTGCCGATCCGCACCGAGACCCGGGCCTATCCGCTGGAGCAGGCCAACCAGGCGCTGGAGGACCTGCGCCAAGGGCGGCTCTCCGGCGCGGCGGTGCTGATTCCCTGA
- a CDS encoding PA0069 family radical SAM protein, which produces MVPTPNRDGVARKGRGATFDPHNRFASTTSEPVDDGWWQEEVPAPRATVVAEEHSRSALAWNTSPDLPFDRSINPYRGCEHGCIYCYARPSHAYWDLSPGLDFETRLIARTGLAERLRDELCRPGYRCRPINLSGNTDAYQPLEARYATTRAILALLLECRHPVTLVTKGSLILRDLDLLRDLARRRLVRVMVSLTSLDTELKRTLEPRAASPAARLKVIRTLADNDIPVGTLVSPVIPGLTDHELERLLEAASKAGATTAGWMLLRLPREVAPLFEAWLATHYPDRAGKVMSLIRQCRGGADYDPRFGKRMRGEGVFAELLAQRFRQACRRFGLNDPTAAASRPLDTSAFRPPHDQGDLFY; this is translated from the coding sequence ATGGTCCCTACGCCGAACCGCGACGGGGTGGCCCGCAAGGGACGCGGCGCCACTTTCGATCCGCACAACCGCTTCGCCTCGACCACCTCCGAGCCGGTCGACGACGGCTGGTGGCAGGAGGAGGTCCCGGCCCCGCGCGCGACCGTGGTGGCCGAGGAGCATTCACGCAGCGCCCTGGCCTGGAACACATCTCCCGACCTGCCCTTCGACCGCTCGATCAATCCCTATCGTGGCTGCGAGCATGGCTGCATCTACTGCTATGCCAGGCCCAGCCACGCCTACTGGGACCTCTCCCCGGGACTGGACTTCGAGACCCGGCTGATCGCCCGCACCGGACTGGCGGAACGCCTGCGGGACGAACTCTGCCGGCCCGGCTACCGGTGCCGGCCCATCAACCTCTCCGGCAACACCGATGCCTACCAGCCCCTGGAGGCCCGCTACGCCACCACCCGCGCCATCCTGGCGCTGCTGCTCGAGTGCCGCCATCCGGTGACCCTGGTGACCAAGGGCAGCCTGATCCTGCGCGACCTCGACCTGCTGCGGGACCTGGCCAGGCGGCGCCTGGTACGGGTGATGGTCAGCCTCACCAGCCTCGATACCGAGCTGAAGCGCACCCTGGAGCCACGGGCCGCCTCCCCGGCCGCGAGGCTGAAGGTGATCCGCACCCTGGCCGACAACGACATCCCGGTGGGCACCCTGGTCTCGCCAGTGATTCCGGGGTTGACCGACCACGAGCTCGAGCGCCTGCTCGAGGCCGCCTCGAAAGCCGGCGCCACTACCGCCGGCTGGATGCTGCTGCGCCTGCCGCGCGAGGTCGCTCCGCTGTTCGAGGCGTGGCTCGCCACCCACTATCCCGACCGGGCCGGCAAGGTGATGAGCCTCATTCGCCAGTGCCGGGGCGGGGCGGACTACGACCCGCGCTTCGGCAAGCGCATGCGCGGCGAGGGCGTGTTCGCGGAGCTGCTGGCGCAGCGTTTCCGGCAGGCCTGCCGCCGTTTCGGCCTCAATGACCCGACGGCCGCGGCCAGCCGGCCGCTGGACACCTCCGCCTTCCGACCGCCCCATGACCAGGGGGACCTCTTCTATTAG
- a CDS encoding sulfite oxidase, with product MTKVPPDAKTRGIHELYAEDPEAADRELWDREVDPVTRRGFLKRSSLLAMAAAVGGSIPFADRMPGGLIPAALAQSDEPFTLKGKEGLTVLNDRPINAETPPHLLDDDITPGKYMFVRNNGIPPAVENIDVDAWQLEIGGESCQNPQSFSIAELKAKFEHHTYQLQVECGGNGRSEYVPSASGNQWTTGAVACPTFTGVRLRDVLEACGIKDDAVYTGYYGADAHASGDPNKDPISRGVPMEKALEDESLIAWAMNGEDIPYLNGHPLRVVCGGWPGSVCGKWLQRIVIRNQKHDGTKMGAPSYSVPKHPVAPGSNVPMEDFVTIESMPVKSLVTFPKSGIDHALGEAMTVRGHAWAGDLAVKEVHVSIDFGATWQKAELKAPPNRLAWQRWTTTVEFPEPGYFEVWAKATDENGRSQPMVVPGWNPKGYLNNACHRIAVQVA from the coding sequence ATGACCAAGGTACCACCCGATGCCAAGACCCGCGGCATCCATGAGCTCTATGCCGAGGACCCCGAGGCCGCGGATCGAGAGCTCTGGGACCGGGAAGTCGATCCCGTCACCCGCCGGGGCTTCCTCAAGCGCTCGAGCCTGCTCGCCATGGCCGCCGCCGTGGGTGGCTCCATCCCTTTCGCCGACCGCATGCCCGGCGGCCTGATCCCGGCCGCCCTGGCCCAGAGCGACGAGCCGTTCACCCTGAAGGGCAAGGAGGGCCTCACCGTCCTCAATGACCGGCCGATCAACGCCGAGACGCCGCCCCACCTGCTCGACGACGACATCACGCCCGGCAAATACATGTTCGTGCGCAACAACGGCATCCCGCCGGCGGTGGAGAACATCGACGTGGACGCCTGGCAGCTGGAGATTGGCGGGGAGTCCTGCCAGAACCCTCAGAGCTTCTCCATCGCCGAGCTCAAGGCGAAGTTCGAGCACCACACCTACCAGCTCCAGGTGGAGTGCGGTGGCAACGGCCGCAGCGAGTACGTGCCCTCGGCCAGCGGCAACCAGTGGACCACCGGCGCGGTGGCCTGCCCGACCTTCACCGGGGTACGCCTGCGCGATGTCCTGGAGGCCTGCGGCATCAAGGACGACGCCGTCTATACCGGCTACTACGGCGCCGATGCCCATGCCAGCGGCGATCCCAACAAGGACCCCATCTCCCGGGGCGTGCCCATGGAGAAGGCCCTGGAGGACGAGTCGCTGATCGCCTGGGCGATGAACGGCGAGGACATCCCCTACCTCAATGGCCACCCGCTGCGCGTGGTCTGTGGCGGCTGGCCGGGCTCGGTCTGCGGCAAGTGGCTGCAGCGCATCGTGATCCGCAACCAGAAGCATGACGGCACCAAGATGGGGGCGCCCTCCTACAGCGTGCCCAAGCACCCGGTCGCGCCGGGCAGCAACGTGCCCATGGAGGACTTCGTCACCATCGAGTCAATGCCGGTGAAGTCCCTGGTGACCTTTCCGAAGTCGGGAATCGACCATGCCCTCGGCGAGGCCATGACGGTGCGCGGCCACGCCTGGGCCGGCGACCTGGCCGTCAAGGAGGTACACGTCTCCATCGACTTCGGGGCGACCTGGCAGAAGGCCGAGCTCAAGGCCCCGCCCAACCGGCTGGCCTGGCAGCGCTGGACCACCACGGTGGAGTTTCCCGAGCCCGGCTACTTCGAGGTCTGGGCCAAGGCCACCGACGAGAACGGGCGCTCCCAGCCCATGGTGGTGCCGGGCTGGAACCCCAAGGGCTATCTCAACAACGCCTGCCATCGCATCGCGGTCCAGGTGGCCTAG